In Janthinobacterium rivuli, a single genomic region encodes these proteins:
- the coaBC gene encoding bifunctional phosphopantothenoylcysteine decarboxylase/phosphopantothenate--cysteine ligase CoaBC, whose amino-acid sequence MELSGKKIVLGLSGGVACYKAAELCRALTKAGASVQVVMTDAASHFITAVTMQALSGHPVHTSQWDARIANNMAHIDLTRHADAILIAPCSADFLRKLAHGVCDDLLSTLCLARPAHLPLLVAPAMNVEMWQNPATQRNVQQLRDDGIKLFGPAAGEQACGETGLGRMLEPEQLLTELIAAFQPKVLAGKRVLVTAGPTFEAIDPVRGITNLSSGKMGYAVARAAREAGAEVLLISGPTALDAPFGVRRIDVQSAQQMHDAVLAHVDGQHVFVAVAAVADWRVANASEQKMKKQADGSVPELQFAQNPDILATVAARTNLAGYPYCVGFAAESENLVEFGSTKREKKGIPLLVGNIGQNTFGQDDNTIILFDEEGHTVLPRASKLNLARQLISEISKRIAKNSLLK is encoded by the coding sequence ATGGAATTGTCCGGCAAAAAAATCGTCCTGGGACTCTCAGGCGGCGTCGCCTGCTACAAGGCGGCGGAACTGTGCCGCGCGCTGACCAAGGCCGGCGCCTCGGTGCAAGTGGTGATGACGGATGCGGCCAGCCACTTCATCACGGCCGTCACGATGCAGGCCCTGTCCGGCCACCCCGTGCACACGAGCCAGTGGGATGCGCGCATCGCCAACAACATGGCGCATATCGATCTGACGCGCCATGCGGACGCCATCCTGATCGCGCCGTGTTCGGCCGATTTTCTGCGCAAGCTCGCGCACGGCGTGTGCGACGACCTGCTGTCGACCCTGTGCCTGGCCCGGCCCGCCCACCTGCCCCTGCTCGTGGCACCGGCAATGAACGTGGAAATGTGGCAGAACCCCGCCACGCAACGCAATGTGCAGCAGCTGCGCGATGACGGCATCAAGCTGTTTGGCCCGGCCGCCGGCGAACAGGCGTGCGGCGAAACGGGCCTGGGCCGCATGCTGGAACCGGAGCAATTGCTGACGGAGCTGATCGCCGCCTTCCAGCCGAAGGTATTGGCAGGCAAACGCGTGCTGGTCACGGCCGGCCCCACCTTCGAAGCCATCGACCCCGTGCGCGGCATCACCAATCTGTCCTCGGGCAAGATGGGCTATGCGGTGGCGCGCGCGGCGCGCGAAGCGGGCGCCGAGGTGCTGCTCATTTCCGGCCCCACGGCGCTGGACGCGCCGTTCGGCGTGCGCCGCATCGACGTGCAAAGCGCGCAGCAGATGCACGATGCCGTGCTGGCCCACGTCGACGGCCAGCATGTCTTCGTCGCCGTGGCCGCCGTCGCCGACTGGCGCGTGGCCAACGCCAGCGAACAAAAGATGAAAAAGCAGGCCGACGGCTCCGTACCCGAACTGCAGTTCGCGCAAAACCCCGACATCCTCGCCACCGTGGCGGCACGCACCAACCTGGCCGGCTATCCCTACTGCGTGGGCTTTGCCGCCGAATCGGAAAACCTCGTGGAATTCGGCTCGACCAAGCGCGAGAAAAAGGGCATCCCCCTCCTCGTCGGCAATATCGGCCAGAACACCTTTGGCCAGGACGACAACACCATCATCCTCTTCGACGAGGAAGGCCATACCGTGCTGCCGCGCGCCTCGAAACTGAACTTGGCGCGCCAGCTGATTTCGGAAATCTCGAAGCGCATTGCCAAGAATTCGCTGCTCAAATAA
- the dut gene encoding dUTP diphosphatase: MKNIDIKILDARMKELLPAYATPGSAGLDLRACIDEAITIEAGQTVLIPTGLAIHIGDPSYAAMILPRSGMGHKNGIVLGNLVGLIDSDYQGQLMVSTWNRGQSAFTLNPMERLAQLIIVPVLQVGFNVVEEFGDSERGVGGFGSTGKH; this comes from the coding sequence ATGAAAAATATCGACATCAAGATCCTCGACGCCCGCATGAAAGAACTGCTGCCGGCCTACGCCACACCGGGCAGCGCCGGCCTCGATTTGCGCGCCTGCATCGACGAGGCGATCACCATCGAAGCCGGCCAGACCGTGCTCATTCCCACCGGCCTGGCCATCCACATCGGCGACCCGTCGTATGCGGCCATGATTTTGCCGCGCAGCGGCATGGGCCACAAAAACGGCATCGTATTGGGGAATCTGGTAGGCTTGATCGACTCCGATTACCAGGGCCAGCTGATGGTATCGACCTGGAACCGGGGCCAGAGCGCTTTCACGCTCAATCCCATGGAACGCCTGGCGCAACTGATTATCGTGCCGGTGCTGCAAGTGGGCTTTAACGTCGTCGAGGAATTCGGCGACAGCGAACGCGGTGTTGGCGGTTTCGGCAGCACCGGAAAACATTAA
- a CDS encoding M48 family metallopeptidase: MPGFRHLIPAPTSLRRLATPLLLASAAILAGCTTPATNVSGPFNVVPAPDAPAPTAQQKAAQEELVKMVALQDRLSKVSAPLLINNADLCKTYARNLLGFTAQNKYSYPGIYADAAQAALGYGEQMQVSGVLPGSGAARAGLRKGDGLLAAEGKPLPAGPKAEGPFGAIVGPLASKSASLNMTIARDGQQQDLKIPVTRACAFRVALGNADNINAYSDGGRIMLTRGMVNAAQNDESIAFVIAREMAHNILDHARSQRSAGTAGSIIDSLGAVQPDVSMLTGAAGIKAMPQELDVQADTLAIYLLARAGYNVDNAARFWQRLATQVPATVANGYTALHPGTNSRMAAVNRAVIDVRAKQAAKKPIKP, translated from the coding sequence ATGCCAGGTTTCCGCCATCTGATCCCAGCCCCAACTTCGCTGCGCCGATTGGCTACTCCCCTCCTGCTGGCCAGTGCGGCCATCCTCGCCGGCTGCACCACGCCGGCCACGAATGTCAGCGGTCCGTTCAACGTCGTGCCGGCGCCCGATGCGCCCGCGCCGACGGCGCAGCAAAAGGCGGCGCAGGAAGAACTGGTGAAGATGGTGGCGCTGCAGGACCGCCTGTCGAAAGTCTCGGCGCCCCTGCTGATCAACAATGCGGACCTGTGCAAGACGTATGCGCGCAACCTGCTGGGCTTCACGGCGCAGAACAAGTATTCCTACCCTGGCATCTATGCCGACGCGGCGCAGGCAGCCCTCGGCTACGGCGAACAGATGCAGGTCTCCGGCGTCTTGCCGGGCAGCGGCGCCGCCCGCGCCGGCTTGCGCAAGGGCGACGGCTTGCTGGCCGCCGAAGGCAAGCCGCTGCCGGCCGGCCCGAAAGCGGAAGGCCCGTTCGGCGCCATCGTCGGCCCGCTGGCTTCGAAAAGCGCGAGCCTGAACATGACCATCGCCCGCGACGGCCAGCAGCAAGACCTCAAAATTCCCGTCACGCGCGCCTGCGCCTTCCGCGTCGCCCTGGGCAATGCGGACAATATCAATGCCTACTCGGACGGCGGACGCATCATGCTCACGCGCGGCATGGTCAATGCGGCGCAAAACGACGAAAGCATCGCCTTCGTGATCGCCCGCGAAATGGCGCACAACATCCTAGACCACGCGCGCAGCCAGCGCTCGGCCGGGACGGCCGGCAGCATCATCGACAGCCTGGGCGCCGTGCAGCCCGACGTGTCGATGCTGACGGGCGCGGCCGGCATCAAGGCCATGCCGCAGGAACTCGACGTGCAAGCCGACACCCTGGCCATCTACCTGCTGGCGCGCGCCGGCTACAACGTCGACAACGCCGCCCGCTTCTGGCAGCGCCTGGCCACGCAAGTGCCGGCCACGGTCGCCAATGGCTACACGGCCCTGCACCCGGGCACCAACTCGCGCATGGCCGCCGTCAACCGCGCCGTCATCGACGTGCGCGCCAAGCAGGCGGCGAAGAAGCCGATCAAGCCCTAG
- a CDS encoding XdhC family protein gives MDSIDLEVLKTSAAWLAAGHRCELVTVIKTWGSSPRPVGATLAICDDGTVVGSVSGGCIEDDLIDTVRVHGIVRTQPDIVSYGISADEAHRFGLPCGGTIELAIEPLHAGSRVAELLARLEAHELVERRLDLETGAVTLQRATPGAVLALEDGILTTQHGPRWRLLIIGASQLSRFVAQIATAMDYHVIVCDPREEYRGGWNVPGVPLLHAMPDDLVLELKLDSRSAVVALTHDPKLDDLALMEALKSPAFYVGAIGSRANNAKRRERLLQFDVSAEQLARLHGPIGLYIGSKTPAEIAISILAELTAVKNGVPDALQIQHAAALSPPSTDICALR, from the coding sequence ATGGACAGCATCGACCTTGAAGTTCTGAAAACCAGCGCCGCCTGGCTCGCCGCCGGCCACCGCTGCGAACTCGTCACCGTTATCAAGACCTGGGGTTCCAGCCCCCGCCCCGTGGGCGCCACCCTGGCCATCTGCGACGATGGCACGGTGGTCGGTTCCGTTTCCGGCGGCTGCATCGAAGATGACTTGATCGACACCGTGCGCGTGCACGGCATCGTGCGCACGCAGCCGGACATCGTCAGCTACGGCATCAGCGCAGACGAGGCGCACCGCTTCGGCCTGCCCTGCGGCGGCACCATCGAACTGGCCATCGAACCGCTGCATGCTGGCAGCCGCGTGGCAGAACTGCTGGCGCGCCTGGAAGCGCATGAACTGGTCGAGCGCCGCCTCGATCTGGAAACCGGCGCCGTCACCCTGCAGCGCGCCACGCCGGGCGCCGTGCTGGCCCTGGAAGACGGCATACTCACCACGCAGCACGGTCCGCGCTGGCGCTTGCTGATCATCGGTGCCAGCCAGCTGTCGCGCTTCGTGGCGCAGATCGCCACGGCCATGGATTACCACGTCATCGTCTGCGACCCGCGCGAAGAATACCGGGGCGGCTGGAACGTGCCCGGCGTGCCCCTGCTGCACGCCATGCCGGACGACCTCGTGCTGGAACTCAAACTCGACAGCCGCAGCGCCGTCGTCGCCCTCACGCACGACCCCAAGCTCGATGACCTGGCCCTGATGGAAGCGCTGAAATCGCCCGCGTTCTACGTGGGCGCCATCGGTTCGCGCGCCAACAATGCCAAGCGGCGCGAACGGCTGCTGCAGTTCGACGTCAGCGCGGAACAGCTGGCGCGCCTGCATGGCCCCATTGGCCTCTACATCGGCAGCAAGACGCCGGCCGAAATCGCCATCTCCATCCTGGCCGAACTGACGGCCGTAAAAAATGGCGTGCCCGACGCGCTGCAGATCCAGCACGCGGCGGCCCTGAGCCCGCCCAGCACCGACATCTGCGCGCTAAGGTAA
- a CDS encoding DNA-3-methyladenine glycosylase family protein, translated as MTLLHWTLPLPTGYRRDDVITFHSRDGEAVAEQVTPTGLRKGILVQDVPVVLDVAFTDAAAVCRAEIDGDADLQTPLHGALLNILGLRIDPQPFAQLAANDPLLAPLVSLNPGLRIVQSASPFEALTWAIIGQQINLPFAIALRRTFILQAGRRHGSGLWCYPEARDVARLSVEELTSRKFSRAKAETVLRLARLVDEGELSLELPPSGDVAAISQALLAVKGIGPWTVNYALLRGYGYADCSLHGDVAIRAALQKLLGEEAKPDMARTEQWLRQYAPHRTMAAAHLWASLHAPAKNNSPTRE; from the coding sequence ATGACCCTGCTGCACTGGACCCTCCCCCTACCCACCGGCTACCGCCGCGACGACGTCATCACCTTCCACAGCCGCGATGGCGAAGCCGTGGCAGAACAAGTCACGCCGACTGGCCTGCGCAAGGGCATCCTGGTGCAAGACGTGCCGGTCGTGCTGGATGTCGCCTTCACTGACGCTGCCGCCGTCTGCCGCGCCGAGATCGACGGCGATGCGGACCTTCAAACACCGCTGCACGGCGCCTTGTTGAACATCCTCGGCCTGCGCATCGATCCGCAGCCGTTCGCGCAACTGGCGGCCAATGACCCGCTGCTGGCGCCTCTGGTCAGCCTCAATCCAGGTCTGCGCATCGTGCAATCGGCCAGCCCCTTCGAGGCGCTGACCTGGGCCATCATCGGCCAGCAGATCAACCTGCCGTTCGCCATCGCCCTGCGCCGCACCTTCATCTTGCAGGCCGGACGCCGGCACGGCAGCGGCTTGTGGTGCTACCCCGAAGCGCGCGACGTGGCACGGTTGTCGGTGGAAGAGCTGACCAGCCGCAAATTCTCGCGCGCCAAGGCGGAAACCGTGCTGCGCCTGGCACGCCTCGTCGATGAGGGAGAACTGTCGCTGGAGCTGCCGCCTTCCGGTGACGTGGCGGCGATATCGCAAGCGCTGCTGGCCGTGAAAGGCATCGGCCCGTGGACCGTCAACTACGCGCTGCTACGCGGCTACGGCTATGCCGACTGCTCGCTGCACGGCGACGTGGCCATCCGCGCCGCGCTGCAAAAGCTGCTCGGCGAAGAAGCGAAGCCGGACATGGCGCGCACGGAACAGTGGCTGCGCCAGTACGCGCCGCACCGCACCATGGCGGCGGCCCACCTGTGGGCCAGCCTGCACGCGCCAGCAAAAAATAATTCGCCAACGCGGGAATAA
- a CDS encoding RNA polymerase sigma factor: MATQDDSRQLQACLPGLRRYARALAGALHADDLVQDTVERAWRKLDQRQRGGEMRPWLFSIMHNLHVDQLRRPGLALQELDDEALLPAPERAPGQAIAIGEMDAALARLPLGQREVILLVALEQMPYEQVASTLGIPVGTVMSRLSRGRERLRELLDGRPAGSHGAPTLKVVK, from the coding sequence ATGGCCACGCAAGACGATAGCCGCCAGCTGCAAGCGTGCCTGCCCGGCCTGCGCCGCTATGCGCGCGCGCTGGCGGGCGCCCTGCACGCGGACGACCTGGTGCAGGACACCGTGGAGCGGGCCTGGCGCAAGCTCGATCAGCGGCAGCGCGGCGGCGAGATGCGGCCGTGGCTGTTCTCCATCATGCACAACCTGCACGTGGATCAGTTGCGCCGTCCCGGCCTGGCGCTGCAGGAACTCGATGACGAAGCCCTGCTGCCCGCGCCCGAGCGCGCGCCCGGGCAAGCCATCGCCATCGGCGAAATGGATGCGGCGCTGGCCCGTTTGCCGCTGGGGCAGCGCGAAGTGATCCTGCTGGTCGCGCTGGAGCAGATGCCGTATGAGCAGGTGGCGTCCACCTTGGGCATCCCCGTCGGCACCGTCATGTCGCGGCTGTCGCGCGGGCGCGAGCGGCTGCGCGAACTGCTCGACGGCCGCCCCGCCGGCAGCCATGGTGCCCCTACTCTGAAAGTCGTGAAATGA
- a CDS encoding anti-sigma factor family protein, with translation MTTQAISEAQLHALADGVLPEAQRAAIDDHLRAHPEDAARVDAWRAQNRQLRALFDPVLDETVPPALLQSASPPAANGAWRRPAMQAAAAVVLVIAGGAGGWLLRGDAGGSLTASASPLALARSAAIAHAIYTPEVRHPVEVGAEQEAHLVQWLSKRLGTKLQPPALSPLGYHLIGGRLLPGDGDGPVAQFMYEDGGGKRLTLYVAKERAGKQETAFRYTQEKELSVFYWIDGQLGYALSANLPKQALGKIADTVYAQLEQPR, from the coding sequence ATGACAACGCAAGCCATCAGCGAAGCGCAATTGCACGCCCTGGCCGACGGCGTCCTGCCCGAGGCACAGCGCGCGGCCATCGACGACCACCTGCGCGCGCATCCAGAAGACGCCGCCCGAGTCGACGCTTGGCGTGCACAGAACCGGCAATTGCGCGCCCTGTTCGACCCCGTGCTGGACGAAACCGTGCCACCGGCCCTGCTGCAATCGGCATCGCCACCGGCCGCGAACGGCGCCTGGCGGCGCCCCGCCATGCAGGCGGCAGCGGCCGTCGTGCTGGTGATCGCTGGCGGCGCGGGCGGCTGGCTGCTGCGCGGCGATGCCGGCGGCAGCCTCACCGCCAGCGCCAGCCCCCTTGCCCTGGCGCGCAGCGCCGCCATCGCCCATGCCATCTACACACCCGAAGTGCGCCACCCCGTCGAGGTGGGCGCGGAACAGGAGGCGCACCTGGTGCAGTGGCTGTCGAAACGCCTGGGCACGAAATTGCAGCCGCCAGCGCTGTCGCCGCTCGGTTATCACCTGATCGGCGGACGCCTGCTGCCCGGCGATGGCGACGGCCCCGTGGCGCAATTCATGTATGAAGATGGCGGCGGCAAGCGCCTGACCCTGTACGTGGCGAAAGAGCGGGCCGGCAAGCAGGAAACGGCCTTCCGCTATACGCAGGAAAAGGAGTTGAGCGTGTTTTACTGGATCGACGGCCAGCTCGGTTATGCCCTCTCGGCGAACCTGCCCAAGCAGGCGCTGGGCAAGATCGCCGACACCGTGTACGCGCAGCTGGAGCAGCCGCGTTAA
- a CDS encoding MFS transporter — protein MRPTPIPPPDAHTVASAPRGKILMMAVIAGAVITNIYCTQPILPLIQSGLGVDLAAVNLVAGAALLGFATGLALLLPLGDRVDRRTLVLGQIALAFVCALAAALAPGIWPLIGASFGLGIVSCVPQQLVPLAASMSPPAERGRSVGTVVSGIMVGILLGRTVAGVVGEAWGWRAVYAMEAAFMVPVWIAAAALLPRGKPGSQLSYLGLLASLWPLARDHRPLRESMLIQALLWACFNAFWVNLASLLANGPWHLGSAWAGAFGIIGAAGALAATVGGRATDRLGSRTVIGLSIAIVTLSYLLLAGAASSLLLLVIGVIVLDIGVQAALVANQTRAFAVDPAAQGRINSLYMTATFIGGAAGVAVSGWLMQRFGWTGVAVFGVALGLLAGVIHVAGSRARQRTASAT, from the coding sequence ATGCGCCCCACGCCCATTCCCCCGCCCGATGCACACACCGTGGCGTCCGCGCCGCGCGGCAAGATACTCATGATGGCGGTGATCGCCGGTGCGGTCATCACCAACATCTATTGCACCCAGCCTATCCTGCCCCTGATCCAGTCCGGCCTCGGCGTCGACCTGGCGGCCGTCAACCTGGTCGCTGGCGCGGCGCTGCTGGGCTTTGCCACGGGGCTGGCGCTGCTGCTGCCGCTGGGCGACCGCGTCGACCGGCGCACGCTGGTGCTGGGGCAGATCGCGCTGGCCTTCGTTTGCGCCTTGGCGGCCGCGCTGGCGCCCGGCATCTGGCCGCTGATCGGGGCATCGTTTGGCCTGGGCATCGTCAGCTGCGTGCCGCAGCAACTGGTGCCGCTCGCCGCGAGCATGTCGCCGCCCGCTGAGCGCGGCCGTTCCGTCGGCACGGTGGTCAGCGGCATCATGGTGGGCATCCTGCTCGGGCGTACGGTCGCCGGCGTGGTGGGCGAGGCCTGGGGCTGGCGCGCCGTGTACGCGATGGAAGCGGCGTTCATGGTGCCCGTGTGGATCGCGGCGGCGGCCTTGCTGCCACGCGGGAAACCGGGTAGCCAGCTCTCCTACCTTGGCTTGCTGGCGTCGTTGTGGCCACTGGCGCGCGACCATCGTCCCCTGCGCGAATCGATGCTGATCCAGGCGCTGTTGTGGGCCTGCTTCAATGCGTTCTGGGTCAACCTGGCGTCGCTGCTGGCGAACGGCCCATGGCATTTGGGCAGCGCCTGGGCCGGCGCCTTCGGCATCATCGGCGCGGCCGGCGCACTGGCCGCCACCGTGGGCGGCAGGGCCACCGACAGACTCGGTTCGCGCACGGTCATTGGCCTGAGCATCGCCATCGTGACGCTGTCCTACCTGCTGCTGGCGGGCGCCGCCTCGTCGTTGCTCTTGCTGGTGATCGGCGTCATCGTGCTCGATATCGGCGTGCAGGCCGCCCTGGTAGCCAACCAGACACGCGCCTTTGCCGTCGATCCGGCTGCCCAGGGCCGCATCAACAGCCTGTACATGACGGCGACCTTCATCGGCGGCGCCGCCGGTGTGGCGGTGAGCGGCTGGCTGATGCAGCGTTTTGGCTGGACGGGCGTGGCGGTGTTTGGTGTCGCATTGGGCTTGCTGGCTGGCGTCATCCACGTGGCCGGATCACGCGCACGGCAGCGGACTGCAAGCGCCACTTAA
- a CDS encoding LysR family transcriptional regulator produces MDRLESMTILLAVVDAGSLTAAARHLGMPLATVSRKVAALEAHLNTRLLHRTTRQLSLTEAGHSYVAACRRILDEISEAERIATGEYAAPKGELTITAPVMFGRLHIVPVVAAFLARYPDIEIKLVLTDRVLHLMDEQVDVAVRIGDLPDSSFMATRVGTVRRVVCASPGYLAAHGTPTAPDDLAAHACISFEVLESRRAWVFGTGKAAQSVPVHSRLAVNTVDAAIAAATLDAGVIRVLSYQVMDALRGDRLRIVLAPFEAAPLPVSLLHKGQAPLPLKLRAFLDFVTPLLRAVELDVSPARVGVPHTRRPAAASNSRD; encoded by the coding sequence ATGGATAGACTGGAATCCATGACCATCCTGCTGGCCGTGGTGGACGCGGGGAGCCTGACGGCCGCCGCGCGCCATCTCGGCATGCCGCTGGCTACCGTCAGCCGCAAGGTGGCGGCGCTGGAAGCGCACCTCAACACGCGCCTGCTGCACCGCACGACGCGCCAGTTGTCGCTGACGGAAGCCGGCCACTCCTACGTGGCCGCGTGCCGCCGCATCCTCGACGAGATCAGCGAAGCGGAGCGCATTGCGACGGGTGAATATGCGGCGCCGAAAGGCGAACTGACGATCACGGCGCCCGTCATGTTCGGACGCCTGCACATCGTGCCCGTGGTGGCGGCGTTCCTGGCCCGCTATCCGGACATCGAGATCAAGCTGGTACTGACCGACCGCGTGCTGCACCTGATGGACGAGCAGGTCGACGTGGCCGTGCGCATCGGCGATCTGCCCGACAGCAGCTTCATGGCGACGCGGGTCGGCACGGTGCGCCGGGTCGTCTGCGCCAGTCCCGGCTACCTGGCCGCGCATGGCACGCCAACTGCGCCGGACGACTTGGCCGCGCATGCCTGCATCAGTTTCGAGGTGCTGGAATCGCGGCGCGCCTGGGTCTTCGGCACGGGCAAGGCTGCGCAGTCCGTGCCCGTGCACTCGCGCCTGGCCGTCAATACGGTGGACGCGGCGATCGCCGCCGCCACCCTGGACGCGGGCGTGATCCGCGTGCTGTCGTATCAGGTGATGGACGCCCTGCGCGGCGACCGGCTGCGCATCGTGCTCGCACCGTTCGAAGCGGCGCCCTTGCCCGTCAGCCTGCTGCACAAGGGACAAGCGCCGCTGCCCTTGAAATTGCGCGCCTTCCTCGATTTCGTCACGCCGCTGTTGCGCGCGGTGGAGCTGGACGTCAGCCCAGCGCGCGTTGGAGTTCCGCATACGCGTCGACCAGCTGCTGCTTCGAATAGCCGCGATTGA
- the mug gene encoding G/U mismatch-specific DNA glycosylase: protein MTCLTTAPGLPDILAPGLRVVFCGLNPGVDAAAAGHHFLGRGNRFWPVLHLAGFTPHLVAPQDDASVLGFGLGLTAAVGRPTRRADQVDTDEFAQAAAGLRHKLALLQPQWIAFLGKAAYAAMTGKRQLEWGEQPERFGGARVWILPNPSGLNRGYSKQQLVDAYAELQRALG, encoded by the coding sequence ATGACATGCCTCACAACGGCGCCGGGCTTGCCGGACATTCTCGCTCCCGGCTTGCGGGTGGTTTTTTGCGGCCTCAATCCCGGCGTGGACGCGGCGGCGGCCGGCCACCATTTTCTCGGCCGCGGCAACCGCTTCTGGCCCGTGCTGCACCTGGCCGGCTTCACGCCGCATCTGGTGGCGCCGCAGGACGATGCCAGCGTGCTCGGTTTCGGGCTGGGGTTGACGGCGGCCGTCGGACGTCCGACCCGCCGCGCGGATCAGGTGGACACGGACGAATTCGCGCAAGCGGCGGCGGGCCTGCGGCATAAACTGGCCTTGCTGCAGCCGCAGTGGATCGCCTTCCTGGGCAAGGCCGCCTACGCGGCGATGACGGGCAAGCGCCAACTGGAGTGGGGCGAACAGCCGGAGCGCTTCGGCGGCGCGCGCGTGTGGATCTTGCCCAATCCCAGTGGGCTCAATCGCGGCTATTCGAAGCAGCAGCTGGTCGACGCGTATGCGGAACTCCAACGCGCGCTGGGCTGA
- a CDS encoding (2Fe-2S)-binding protein: MTTLTINGKQHDLALPEDTPLLWALRDELGMTGTKFGCGMALCGACTVHLDGVAIRSCVTPVSAAAGKKIITIEAVGEDKVGLALQQAWQEHGVPQCGYCQAGQIMSATALLHKTPKPNDQQIREAMSGNICRCGTYTRIHAAIKQAATSINAKGAAK; the protein is encoded by the coding sequence ATGACGACCCTGACCATCAATGGCAAGCAGCACGACCTTGCACTGCCTGAAGACACGCCCCTGTTGTGGGCCTTGCGCGACGAACTGGGCATGACCGGCACCAAATTCGGCTGCGGCATGGCCCTGTGCGGCGCCTGCACCGTGCACCTCGATGGTGTAGCCATCCGCTCCTGCGTGACGCCGGTGTCGGCCGCCGCCGGCAAGAAGATCATCACCATCGAGGCGGTGGGCGAAGACAAGGTCGGCCTGGCCCTGCAACAAGCGTGGCAGGAACACGGCGTGCCCCAATGCGGCTACTGTCAGGCCGGGCAAATCATGTCGGCCACGGCCCTGCTGCACAAGACGCCAAAACCAAACGACCAGCAAATCCGCGAAGCGATGAGCGGCAATATCTGCCGCTGCGGCACCTACACGCGCATCCACGCAGCCATCAAGCAGGCCGCCACCAGCATCAACGCAAAAGGAGCGGCCAAATGA